In Paenarthrobacter sp. GOM3, a single window of DNA contains:
- a CDS encoding HAD family hydrolase — protein sequence MTDLRNAWTGASALLFDLDGVLTPTAVVHEHAWQELFNDYLAGTGHAQGYQESDYFDHIDGKPRFDGVRDFLASRGITLPEGPVHDHPDNQTVQGLGNRKNAIFNEIVNSRGVEPYQGSVKFINAAVELGLKVAVVSSSRNAPAVLKAAGLDHHFEVVVDGQVAAGVGLPGKPDPATYVYAAGLLGVPVEECIVVEDAVSGVQAGAGADFYAVIGVDRGAGRQTLLDAGATLVVDDLNDLL from the coding sequence ATGACTGATCTTCGGAATGCCTGGACTGGCGCCTCGGCGCTGCTGTTCGACCTCGACGGCGTGCTGACGCCCACTGCCGTGGTGCACGAGCATGCGTGGCAGGAACTGTTCAACGACTACCTCGCCGGGACCGGCCATGCCCAGGGCTACCAGGAAAGCGACTACTTCGATCACATCGATGGCAAGCCGCGCTTCGATGGCGTCCGGGATTTCCTGGCTTCGCGCGGCATTACGCTCCCCGAAGGGCCAGTCCATGACCACCCCGACAACCAAACAGTGCAGGGCCTGGGCAACAGGAAGAACGCCATCTTCAACGAGATCGTGAACTCCCGCGGCGTCGAGCCGTACCAGGGCTCGGTCAAGTTCATCAATGCCGCGGTGGAGCTGGGACTGAAGGTCGCCGTCGTGTCTTCATCCCGCAACGCACCCGCCGTGCTGAAGGCCGCCGGCCTTGACCACCACTTCGAGGTGGTGGTGGATGGCCAGGTGGCCGCCGGCGTCGGGCTTCCCGGTAAGCCGGATCCGGCAACTTACGTTTACGCGGCAGGCCTGCTGGGCGTGCCTGTTGAGGAATGCATCGTGGTTGAGGACGCTGTTTCCGGCGTGCAGGCCGGCGCGGGGGCCGACTTTTACGCCGTGATCGGCGTGGACCGCGGAGCCGGCCGCCAAACCCTGCTGGACGCCGGGGCCACGCTGGTGGTCGACGACCTCAACGATCTTCTCTAA
- a CDS encoding LacI family DNA-binding transcriptional regulator: MTIQDVAVLSGLSICTVSRALRNLPNVSDKARHQVAEAASKLGYKPSAAASRLAGGSTRSVAIVAPTATAWFFAQTVEAAEEVLGDSGYDTVLISLRNKATVRREFFADLSNLAQRVDGVLLLNVDLAPGEVEALVACGLPVASVGMRNVPWDNVGIDDEHAAWQATQHLLGLGHWDLAVLSSNEHPVVTETPRFRGFRRALDEHHLTVHPDSVVAAGPSIDDGRRAMTELITRGARPTAVFAHCDEAAFGALTTLREHGLSVPKHVSVVGIDDHPMSGFLGLSTVAQPVADQGAFAANLLCERLLNTETPHQPANHLLDTKLIERKTTRHKR; encoded by the coding sequence GTGACGATCCAGGACGTAGCCGTCCTCTCCGGATTGTCCATTTGCACGGTGTCCAGGGCCCTCAGGAACCTCCCCAACGTTTCTGACAAAGCCCGGCACCAAGTGGCGGAAGCCGCCAGTAAGCTCGGCTACAAACCGTCGGCCGCAGCGTCCAGGCTGGCAGGCGGCAGCACCCGGTCCGTGGCCATCGTGGCCCCGACAGCCACAGCCTGGTTCTTTGCCCAAACCGTGGAAGCGGCGGAGGAAGTGCTCGGCGACAGCGGATACGACACGGTCCTGATCAGCCTGCGCAACAAGGCCACCGTGAGGCGCGAGTTCTTTGCGGACCTCAGCAACCTGGCCCAGAGGGTGGACGGGGTGCTGCTGCTCAACGTTGACCTTGCGCCGGGAGAAGTGGAAGCGTTGGTAGCGTGTGGGCTGCCGGTGGCCAGCGTGGGCATGCGAAATGTTCCGTGGGACAATGTAGGTATCGATGACGAACACGCAGCCTGGCAGGCTACCCAACACCTGCTGGGGCTGGGCCATTGGGACTTGGCCGTTCTCTCGAGCAACGAACACCCCGTTGTGACCGAGACTCCTCGGTTCCGTGGCTTCAGGCGTGCGCTGGATGAACACCACCTCACCGTCCACCCGGACTCTGTGGTGGCTGCCGGGCCAAGCATCGACGACGGTCGGCGGGCGATGACCGAACTCATCACCCGCGGCGCACGGCCCACGGCAGTGTTCGCCCATTGCGACGAAGCGGCCTTCGGTGCGTTGACGACGCTCCGCGAACACGGCCTCTCCGTCCCCAAGCATGTGTCAGTAGTCGGCATCGACGACCACCCCATGAGCGGGTTCCTTGGCCTGAGCACTGTGGCGCAGCCCGTTGCCGACCAAGGGGCCTTCGCAGCGAACCTGCTGTGTGAACGCCTGCTGAATACTGAAACCCCCCACCAACCCGCCAACCACCTGCTCGATACCAAGCTCATCGAACGCAAAACCACGCGCCACAAGCGCTGA
- a CDS encoding PucR family transcriptional regulator yields the protein MDTTTQSGMQQSAVRLSDCIQLMQADLVHANPTPENLGHPVSDVLMYDPLDTWSSVDDRIILAVGCTYGSPDFDQLLHRAANSNAAAVIVKAHGARMEQLRSAAVGHTLSVLVAPDDADWTQLVALARASVMGAAADSVSGVRLGDLYAFANAAASITNGAASIVDPLGRILGYSTLPGQPIDELRRITTLTLQETIQPAFDQDFKAVYAAPGAVLVPAPDDGMARLALAVRAGGELLGSIWIIDPGEEKRATALNALDRMAPLAGLHMLHARSASDFGERRNADLIRTLMDDTPHASFAAAQLGLDTANGLAVAAFSIVRPETGSLESVREIHRLLHLVTTVCNVQFGTGHSALIGSVVYALLPGNGPSPRALHARIIQEIEAYSHTISSFPVIATVGGIAATIDELPRSRSEAMRTLHHLLNLQARQGKSPGNSKVPGVALFEDFQVPLNLLRIGEFIEDNGLAGSDEISRIQARDAEQQTEYLETLRAYLAFNGNISAMAAQLHVHNNTVRYRVARLAEDFNLDLADPQKRLWLWLRVTTMELAAK from the coding sequence ATGGATACGACGACGCAGTCAGGGATGCAGCAATCGGCAGTACGCCTTTCCGACTGCATCCAGCTGATGCAGGCCGACCTGGTGCACGCCAATCCCACCCCGGAAAACCTCGGGCACCCGGTCTCGGACGTCCTCATGTACGACCCCCTGGATACGTGGTCCAGCGTGGATGATCGGATCATCCTCGCGGTCGGATGCACGTACGGTTCACCGGATTTCGATCAGCTCCTCCACCGGGCAGCGAACAGCAACGCGGCAGCGGTGATCGTCAAAGCCCATGGCGCTCGGATGGAACAGCTGCGCTCCGCGGCGGTCGGGCATACACTCTCGGTCCTCGTGGCCCCGGATGACGCGGACTGGACGCAGCTGGTGGCTTTGGCGCGGGCATCGGTCATGGGCGCCGCTGCGGACTCGGTATCAGGTGTACGGCTTGGCGACCTTTACGCGTTTGCCAACGCAGCGGCCTCCATCACCAACGGCGCCGCCAGCATTGTGGATCCGCTGGGCCGAATTTTGGGCTATTCCACGCTGCCGGGCCAACCCATCGACGAACTCCGGCGCATCACTACGCTGACCCTGCAGGAGACCATCCAGCCGGCGTTCGACCAGGACTTCAAGGCGGTTTACGCTGCGCCGGGCGCTGTGCTGGTCCCGGCGCCCGACGACGGAATGGCCCGCCTCGCTTTGGCCGTCCGGGCAGGTGGAGAACTGCTCGGGTCCATCTGGATCATCGATCCCGGCGAAGAAAAGCGCGCCACGGCATTGAACGCGCTGGATCGGATGGCGCCCCTGGCAGGGCTGCACATGCTTCATGCCCGCTCGGCATCAGATTTCGGGGAGCGACGAAATGCCGACCTCATCCGGACGCTCATGGATGACACTCCCCACGCCTCCTTCGCTGCCGCGCAGCTGGGCCTCGATACCGCCAACGGGCTGGCCGTGGCAGCCTTCTCGATTGTCCGCCCGGAGACGGGCAGCCTGGAGTCCGTCCGGGAAATACACCGGCTGCTGCACCTGGTGACCACCGTGTGCAACGTCCAGTTCGGCACCGGCCACAGCGCCCTGATCGGCTCAGTGGTCTACGCACTCCTGCCCGGCAATGGCCCGTCCCCGCGGGCCCTGCATGCCCGGATCATCCAGGAGATCGAGGCCTATTCGCACACCATCAGTTCGTTCCCGGTCATTGCGACAGTGGGTGGAATCGCAGCGACCATCGACGAGCTGCCGCGGTCCCGGTCCGAAGCCATGCGCACGCTGCACCATCTGTTGAACCTGCAGGCACGCCAGGGCAAGTCCCCGGGCAACAGCAAAGTGCCGGGCGTTGCGCTCTTCGAGGACTTCCAGGTTCCGCTGAACCTGCTGAGGATTGGGGAGTTCATCGAGGACAACGGCCTTGCCGGATCTGACGAGATTTCCCGGATCCAAGCCCGGGACGCCGAGCAGCAAACGGAGTACCTGGAGACCCTCCGCGCTTACTTGGCCTTCAACGGCAACATTTCCGCCATGGCCGCCCAACTCCATGTCCACAACAACACCGTCCGGTACCGCGTGGCCCGCCTGGCCGAGGACTTCAACCTTGACCTGGCGGACCCGCAGAAACGGCTGTGGTTGTGGCTACGGGTAACCACCATGGAACTGGCCGCTAAGTAG
- a CDS encoding glycoside hydrolase family 65 protein: protein MALISSDRLRFPCEPWKLVENIHVPGDEGTLETLFALGNGHLGIRGSHSTAGDSELPGTFINGFHEIWDIKHAENAYGFARTGQRIVYVPDANNFTVSIDGEALSLAESTVLDYHRSVDFSTGVYEESTTYACRSGATVTTVERRAVGFDNRGCLGLELSVSADRDVSADIISGVVNRQDQPVEDHSVHDPRRSGRHAGRVLLPLHLQGADGSLRMAWETSESRQRVAMAVDHWISAEGQPFETLVAEDESSVRYVLAIHAGDAFRVEKTVSYLVAGSSDAEDRGESLAADAEANLVTFSEIIAQSKAHYDQYWTTSDISIGGQPEMQQAVRWGLFQLAQATARAGVAGIPAKGVSGSGYEGHYFWDQEIYLLPYLTYTNPCGARKVLESRHAMLPDARVRAKELSVDGALFPWRTINGLEASAYYAAGTAQFHIAAAIAFAANRYQWASGDASFRGELGADLLIETARMWASLGFFGKDGMFHIHGVTGPDEYTAVVNDNLYTNVMARFNLRAAAALEHEGIADTERMVWRQAAERMSLPYDPHLEVFSQDNDFMTLEPWDWNTPKSKYPLLLNFHPLVIYRHQVLKQADTVLAMFLQWQDFTAEEKQRAFDFYDPITTGDSTLSACVQGIMAAEVGYGDVALQHFTDALFIDLDNSHGNTIDGVHIASTGGIWSSLVCGFAGMRDQGDVLRFDPRLPVEWEDLSFRLKVQGRLLSVELAQGSIALALESGPDYSDEPLHITVRDYDVTVGTETVTVPLGSVPVPPPSIFPSVFPTAGLPIIR from the coding sequence ATGGCACTCATCAGCTCCGATCGGCTGCGCTTCCCCTGCGAGCCCTGGAAGCTCGTGGAAAACATCCACGTCCCCGGTGACGAGGGGACCCTGGAAACACTGTTCGCGCTCGGCAACGGCCACCTGGGCATCCGCGGCTCACATTCAACCGCGGGCGACAGTGAGCTTCCCGGCACGTTCATCAACGGTTTCCACGAGATCTGGGACATCAAGCACGCCGAGAATGCCTACGGTTTTGCCCGCACCGGGCAGCGGATCGTCTACGTGCCGGACGCCAACAACTTCACCGTCTCCATCGACGGCGAGGCGCTGAGCCTGGCCGAGTCCACGGTGTTGGACTACCACCGCTCCGTGGACTTTTCCACCGGCGTCTACGAGGAAAGCACCACGTATGCCTGCCGGTCCGGCGCCACCGTCACCACGGTGGAGCGCCGCGCGGTGGGGTTCGACAACCGCGGATGCCTTGGCTTGGAGCTGTCCGTTTCGGCTGACCGCGACGTGTCCGCGGACATCATTTCCGGCGTCGTCAACCGCCAGGACCAGCCTGTGGAGGACCACTCGGTCCATGACCCGCGCCGATCCGGCCGGCACGCCGGGCGCGTCCTCCTGCCGCTGCACCTCCAAGGTGCCGATGGATCGCTCCGCATGGCATGGGAGACCTCCGAATCGCGCCAGCGCGTTGCCATGGCCGTGGATCACTGGATCTCCGCCGAAGGCCAGCCGTTTGAAACGCTGGTGGCGGAAGACGAATCGTCCGTCCGTTACGTCTTGGCGATTCACGCCGGCGACGCTTTCCGTGTGGAGAAGACCGTCAGTTACCTGGTGGCAGGTTCAAGCGACGCCGAGGACCGTGGCGAGAGCCTGGCCGCCGACGCGGAAGCCAACCTGGTGACCTTCTCCGAAATCATTGCCCAGAGCAAGGCCCACTACGACCAGTACTGGACCACGTCGGACATCTCCATCGGCGGCCAGCCCGAGATGCAGCAGGCCGTCCGGTGGGGACTCTTCCAGCTGGCGCAGGCCACTGCCCGCGCCGGGGTGGCGGGGATCCCCGCCAAGGGCGTCAGCGGATCCGGTTATGAGGGTCATTACTTCTGGGACCAGGAGATCTACCTCCTGCCCTACCTGACGTACACCAACCCGTGCGGTGCCCGAAAAGTGCTGGAATCCCGCCATGCCATGTTGCCGGATGCGCGTGTCCGGGCAAAGGAGCTCAGCGTTGACGGCGCACTGTTCCCATGGCGGACCATCAACGGCCTGGAAGCCAGCGCCTATTACGCTGCGGGAACGGCCCAGTTCCACATCGCTGCAGCCATCGCTTTCGCCGCAAACCGCTACCAGTGGGCCAGCGGAGATGCCTCGTTCCGGGGCGAGCTGGGCGCCGACCTGCTCATTGAAACAGCTCGCATGTGGGCGTCGCTTGGCTTCTTTGGCAAGGACGGCATGTTCCACATCCACGGTGTGACCGGCCCCGATGAGTACACGGCCGTGGTCAACGACAACCTGTACACCAACGTCATGGCACGCTTCAACCTGCGGGCTGCCGCTGCGCTGGAGCATGAGGGGATCGCCGATACCGAGCGGATGGTGTGGCGGCAGGCGGCAGAGCGCATGTCGCTCCCGTACGATCCCCACCTTGAGGTGTTCAGCCAGGACAACGACTTCATGACGCTGGAACCGTGGGACTGGAACACCCCCAAGTCCAAGTACCCGTTGCTGCTGAACTTCCACCCGTTGGTGATCTACCGGCACCAGGTCCTCAAGCAGGCCGATACGGTGCTGGCCATGTTCCTCCAATGGCAGGACTTCACGGCCGAAGAGAAGCAGCGGGCGTTCGACTTCTACGACCCCATCACCACCGGCGACTCCACCCTCTCGGCGTGCGTTCAGGGCATCATGGCGGCCGAAGTCGGCTACGGCGATGTTGCCCTGCAGCACTTCACCGACGCCCTGTTCATTGACCTCGACAACTCGCACGGCAACACGATCGACGGCGTTCACATCGCCTCCACCGGCGGTATCTGGAGCTCCCTCGTTTGCGGTTTCGCGGGCATGCGGGACCAGGGCGACGTGCTGCGTTTCGACCCCCGCCTGCCCGTCGAGTGGGAGGACCTGTCCTTCCGGCTCAAGGTGCAAGGCCGCCTGCTGTCCGTGGAACTCGCACAGGGCTCCATTGCGTTGGCACTCGAATCCGGACCGGATTACAGCGACGAGCCGTTGCACATTACGGTGCGCGACTACGACGTCACTGTCGGGACGGAAACGGTCACGGTGCCGCTGGGCAGCGTTCCCGTGCCGCCGCCGTCGATCTTCCCCAGCGTCTTCCCGACGGCGGGACTTCCCATCATCCGTTAG